Genomic segment of Zerene cesonia ecotype Mississippi chromosome 7, Zerene_cesonia_1.1, whole genome shotgun sequence:
GTACATTACCATTTACCTATTCTGTAGTTAATCCAATGTGTTTCATTGGATTAAACACAGCCACCTGTGGTTCCACTATTGACACTGACTTCgtaatatcacagataacatatagtTATAAATCTGTGCTTGTCACTGACAGtagtaatttttaacattttatttacatcacaTCACATCACTTGTAGTACTTACTGGCGACAATAAGAGAATTAAGTGAACTTGTACTTGTAagattgtttgtatttattatttgggCAATAATGGATGTGGCAATTTGATAAaagcttaataatatataacaaacactAAAGCCCAGtgagcttttttatttgaaagattcATATCTATCAAttcagttaaatatttttaccttGATAACAACAAAAAGCTTTAGTGCCTTCAAGAAACTACAGCAGGCATTCAAAATGATTGAAACTTGTTCAAAGAGATGTATGTTTTTTGGAACTCTATCACTAGGAATGTAAGTATTAACTTATGTATCGTTTCAtactttatatcaataaaatattttaactcatATCTTAATTTTAGCTTGACAATTGTAGTTCTAATATTAGAATCACATCTTGCTGATACTTTATCTGGTAGTCAAAGGAGGAATAAGACATTTCCaacagaaaataattcaacatGTTGGATCAATCAGCCTTACACAATTATTAGTGAATGCCACCCCTGTTCAGGTAATAATAACAAGttatatgtaaaacaataagacatgatataatatgcagtaatattgttatttttttttctagatttCGAAATTCGCAGCAAAAGCATTGGTGTTTGCATACACACAagctttaaagaaatattaaaatgtgaaaacGGAGAAACTGTTACAAGAaggtaaacattttattgcataatatattcttatagatgaaaaaacattgttataaatttatcactgTTTTAGTTGCGACCGTGTAGCATATTTAGAAGAAAGAGCTTTCTGGAAGTTTACAATTTGGACCTTTATAGTTGGTATGGTGTCCTCTATTGCTGTGATGCTAAGAATGAGAGTATTGAATCATAGAGCAAAGAGGAGAGCCAGGCAAGCCCTTGCTAATGGAACTATTTAGTAGATTAATatgtatcaattatttattctcataAATGTAAGTAACCCTGAGTATGTGATCAAATAGaatggaataattaataaaaatttattacaaaaacaatattttcaataattcacTTATCACTTTAACATTAACACTGTTCCCCAACAATCTGTAGCACTGTTTAACAGTTGTGCTTTCCGGAAATACATAGTCTTTAGGAAAAGACATGAGAGCCAAAATTTCTTTAGGTGTAAAGAATCTAAGTTTTAGTTCTTTCAGTTTATTGATGAAGTTCTCACTCCCAGGTTCATACATATTGGCCTCTGCATAACATTTCTTGGCAGTTTCTTGATCAGCCTCTGTGAAAACTGAGCCAGTTCCATCAACATAATGGGAATATGCTTTTGTGAAACAACAAGATCTCTTTGAATCATTGAAACATATGTCTAAAGCTTTACCCCACTTTAATACCTTTTCTGGTAGAATATAGGCATCTGGCACATTatgttctataatattttgtatagcaAATGGTTCATTTGTTGTTATTGGGAGGTCATACatctgaaaaaattaaatgcaattaaaaagtaaactcATATATATTAaccatttcaatattattttaattatgaaagtgCACTGgtgaaaaacattttgttcaaatcactgaaattgctttaaaaaagtaagagTAGTGCTAAGTacattgttattatgttttgaCTTACAATTTCATCTTTCCTTTTAAAATTCCATTCCAGTTTTGTTTTTCGGGCTATACAGTAGTACCTTAATCTAGAATTAGGCACACCCACTTTGGTGGGACATAATAGAAATTCTTGATAATCAAACCCacattcttttaatttatctataaataagttCCGCACTTTTGAACATTCAAATCCTTTAacattttccattaaaatgtattcaacaTTGTATAATTGaggtaatatgtttataacatatataaaagaattggTTCGAGGATCATTCTCATCAAGAAATTTTCCATTCCTAGTAAAAGGTTGGCATGGTGGGgacattaatattgtattaaccTCCAGTCTACAAATGTCATCCACACTTAAGGACTGAATGTtcttacaaattaaacaagtGTTAGGAAAATTATAACGATATACTTCATTTGCTACTGTATTGATATCAATAGCAGTCATTACTTTTCCCTCTAAACCAGAATCTGAAATTGATACAGATGTAGTATACAATAGGCATTCGATTTTAACgtagttattatatagatacGAGAAATAAGTTACCATTCCAAGCACAGTGCATACCACCAATGCCACTATACAGCTCTAGAATTTTGTgttgcatattattataaatttattgaattcaatattatgaTCGCGTAAATACagtcttaaaatttataattaaaatgaattaataaataggaatgaataaaaaatgtattccatACTAAAAGAGCGCGTAggttataaacttataaacacatattaataactagtTTGAAGTTTCTCCTGTTGAGACAGGCGACAATTGTACCATCACAGAGTACTTACTACTTTGATATGTGCACCAAATATTTCGCTACTCTGATGTGTAccaaataactttataatctATGACTCTTCTTAGCACCCATCACAGAAAGTAATATGCTACCTAGTTCACGCAGGCAGGCTGGTCaactataattatgtaatataatttttccgaACATTTTGACCATGTTTCGAACTTCAGTAACCAATACACATCTATTTCTCTAACTCTTGGGGCGTCTACGAGACTTCTTTCGTGGTgcaatttaactttaatttgacAATCGACACTTGATAAACCATaaggtttttataatacaaataaaacaaattacaatgtaaattGTACACTAGACATTGTCGAAGTTGCTCCAACGAGCGGagacataaacaaataaaagaagaacGGAAAAAAAACTCCTTTTAGAAGTCAACAGGACAATAAATCAGGTaagtacaaattaaaaaaagaatacagATACAAAATTGACTATAAAAAGGCACCTCACAAGACTTTttgatgatatataataaaaattatataatcaaaaagTTGTTAGCTCGTCATTCACGCCTTTGAGGTAGATACACGGAGTTCAAGTACaactagttcttaatctgtgggtagatgtaattaattcatacaaaagaggctattaaataattaatttatttcagtccCTTGAATTTACTTTACTACTACTTTTCTTAGGTACAGTTTcacttttattcaaattattagcGTCGAAAGTGAAGAGATTTACccacgttttatttttattatgatggCAAGAACGTGTTTGTTGTTATTGCAATGTCAATTTGGCAGCAAGTGGCCTTGGTTTtgacttttaaattatcaattttagcagttatacataaaacacaGTTATGGCGGATTCAAAGGTTGGAGTAGACGTATTTCATGACATGGGTGACGAAAAAGCCGATACAAAGGAGCAAGTGCACCTTGAAGAGacattctatattttatccaAGAAGAAATCCGTTTTTCGTGTGCGTCTTACATCTAAAggtttatctttaataaaagaaactgATGATAGTTCTAAGGaacaaacaatattgttaCGCGATATCATTGGTAGTAAATGTATGAGAAGTAAAAGACGTCGTGTTGGTGGAGGATCATGCGTGTGCACTTCATTCGTTGGACATCAACAGCTTAAAGTTGTGGATGAAAACAGCGGTGACCTTGATGAGAACGATATCAGTGCCTATCTGTATATTTATGCTTACGTATTGAAACAGAGCCGACGAACATTAAAACGGGAGAGAACAACGATAACGTTGAGGTTCCGATCATACGATAAATATGAAGATAACAATAAAGAAGCACAGAAATGGAGAACcacaattaaatgtttactcGCGAACGAGCCCATCAGCAGTGTTCCTCCGGTGAACGATAAGAAACTGTTAGTCCTCTTGAATCCGAAGTCGGGACCGGGTAAAGCGAGGGAGTTGTTTCAAATGAAGGTAGCTCCGATATTACAGGAGGCTGAAGTCCCGTACGATCTCCATGTAACGAAGTACGCGAATTATGCGAGGGAGTTTGTTCGTACAAGAAATGTGTACAATTGGCGCGGTATTGTGGCGGTTGGTGGTGATGGAGTGTTGTTTGAGGTTCTAAATGGATTGTTTGAGCGTCTTGATTGGCAGCAAGCATTTGCTGAAGTGCCATTAGCTGTGTTACCATGTGGTTCTGGGAATGGACTTGCAAGGACTATTTGCCACCATTTCAAGTAAGTTTaccatatacataatttttataaaatgcatagtttttaagcattcacttgtaaaatataaaattgaagcaAAATcataaggaaaataattattatacataaattttataactttaaccCTGGTTATATAAGTTTGAATcgaaaatagttaaaattaaaagtaaaaaccaTAGTATAGCCTATATTACTTATCtcaatttacaaatgattagacagatttatttaatcatattatcatattctGGGTCAATGAGCttttgatgataaaaataaggaaaattttctaattcacataatttatgtgttgtattaaaattgttaatttctaTTAGCAGAGataaatgtttacataattttaataggtgAACTAGATAAGTATtgggaataaaaattaattaattaggcCATTTAAAggtttagaataaaattcttatttgctcttacttattttataaatatttaataataagataattttttaaacaaaataaataagttccataaagtaataaaagaaaaccatCTCTTATGAGATATTTGAATTCTTattggattttattaaaatttgtcttTGCTTGTGGGGTTGATGTTTTACAGCTTTTGGgacttcattttattttggtcAAATTCATGATCACATCTTTGTGAACTAGTTAGAAGAGTAATGAAAAAGTACAAGTAATAGAAAGTATGTATGTAGTCATGACTCTTCTGACATCAAACTCTGACACTTCAGTTTTAATAAGCTAATATTCTAACCATTCTGTCTAGGCAGATTTCATAACATGAGCATTATActcaatattatatgttatattcaattagctaaaactgattttaaatttcacttcACTCACTTCATTAATtactaaatgaattttttaatgaagtttattttatgcCATACTGCTTCAATGATATGAGgagattacaaaatatttcttgtCATTTAGCTTTGCATTATCTTATAatggttaaataaaatgattatgatgaaattaaatggtttaacaggcttttttatctttatattgtgtttgtcTTTGATTACAAACAGATTAATAGGAAATATTTGTTAGCATTAACAGTATCCAATGTAAATGGtgtatttaaacaacaaaaaaaaaaaaaataaagcaacttGGTAAAGGTAAAGAAattcacaatttataaatttgtgtgATGAGTATGACATAGTTTttggaaacaaaaaaatattatctatacttattattcatttaccaGAAagctgttttaatatataacttagaagtgtatttaatatataagttagAACAAAAACACCAATGTATAAACTGAcacataaattttgtatttatttgcatgCAGAGcaattggtaaaaaaaaatttaaaagttattttactcTGATAAAACTTTCagtactttattatatacatttttcatacatGTGACATTTGAGCACAAAAACAGttgttaagaataataaattatctttaaagttTAGATAAATGCCTACATGAGTGTATGGTATTaggtaaaaagtttttattgacTGATTTATCATAGCTGGCTCAATATCtccaataaaattgtattcaacAACATCATATGATGTCATTGTTTTTAACTGgtttcttatttatgttttatgctGTTATATagaatttcacatttttttatagttggGCTTACttacatgtattaaaaataataagtagaaGTACTttacctataaatattttttttctagagtacttttttctatttttttattcagggTAATTGTGAACAGAGGTGATTGGAAACaactgttaatattttttttttcataactgcataatgtttaaaaaacataccaTTTAGTGATTGAGTTGAGATTTGCcctgatttaattttatatataattacttattgtcGTATGTTACGATCAAAGcctattgttattataaactgTCTTTATGACTAtatctacattttaaaataaaaatatgttaaagaaGAGCGAAGCGACGAGCTTGTTAGGTAGTTTGTGACCCACTGCTCGAGTCGAGCGAGCGAAGCGAGCATCCGTGCCGCCGCAGTGGCCGGCGACTGCCAAAATCAACTTTAGGATATTCCCACTCTTACAGAAACCAGTTAGGGCCAAAGTTAAACCTCAATCAATTAATTCTCGTTTTTAACGTGTCTTCCCTAGGTAAAACTAGTTGTTACAAAGGCGTTTAGTAACTAGTTCTAACCAGGGAAAATGCGTTGTAACGGAGAACGGATTTTAACTGTAACATcaacgtaataaaatattgtgcactttacatttaacatatgaatatttataaacaaggttacataaataaagaagTTGTTTATACAGCCTGTTggtaacttaaaatattattcaataaaaacttctttaagttagatattattgtataatattttgtatcactttcatattatttacatgtacCTAAATGAGGTAattcgtaaaaatataattcaatcgtcacaatttatatgataactGATAGTTTGATGTTTAATAACTCGAATCCTGTCTTGAATCTGTCGTGAAAGATCCCCATATAATAATCCGTATATccgtattatttattcctattCCAGAtgaaacattgaaaataataaaaaaattcataattatttatttaaagaaaaagttaaaaaagttTGGTGCTCTCAGCCTATATACAAGTAGGCTCGttcagtaataatttatatataatatccttacttattattgtttaaggcaaataagaaattacaatcaacaatgtttttgttacatgatcaaacaaaatattgtgtgGAATTGATCTCGTTTTTACGTTTCGATACTTTGCAACCATGAACTTAATGACTCATTTAGAATTAATAGAATTGTgcgtacattttattaatctttattcTTTGTTCATCGCTTCGTTTAAAGTCCACCAAACCGCATTTATTTCCTAAaacttagttttattttaaataaaacgaaaatgcGGGCAAAACCAAGCActtaatataaagctaaagagttcgtttgtttgaacgcgttaatctcaggGATTACTagctgattttaaaaattcttttaccaatGGATAAGTGCGTGACCCTTCCAtgctatataatactatatgtaACACAgcgaatttttataatatacatagtgaaaacaatgaattaaatttattgttgcGTGATACAGTAACATATCTTGTTGGTGCCAGCTGCATAccgaatattataattgataacaCACATTCGTAATACCTATTGAggttagatattttaaaacgcCAGTGTAATCCACGTTGATTGAGAAACAGATAACGTTAacgaatattgtaattaattcgTCGAGTATTCgtcattgtattttaattattaattacattatattcaattaatgttaatatagtCCATCCTGTTTTTCCTTTtgaacttatataaattaatattgtatgtttactgttttgtagttttaatttttatcctaCTGTTGTCtactatgaattttttattttattttttactcgtTAACAAACGACTTAGGTATTAATCAcagaaatttatttgcataactCAAACTGTGGGCGTCTAAAAATACCATTACCTACCAATAATATggttattgaaaatatgaaacgaTAGCATTGAGAAccaacctccttcgtttttgaaatcgtaacataaaaatgcaatagCAAAATATCAAagggtattaaaaatatattaaaacttttacttAAGTAAGCGTCTTTAAGTTTCTTCTTGAATTTTTCGAAAAGTTTGTactctagaaaaaaaaatgttttattacaaaaagaaaaaaaaaataaacactcgTATTAATTACTTCATGAAAGCGAATTGTTGATGATTTATCTACTGCTTGTTATCTCgagttaatattatgaactcCTAcgctattgtttatattatgataataaatattaggatTTGGGAAATATTACTAAACCTGCTGGTTTACTTTCACTGACAAACTTGACTAAACTTGAATAAATCACGTATTCacaaagttataaattattcaaatactttatattattatttttcatagtaTTGTATggaagataaaattataattttgctttGGATACGTAAACGTTTTAATTGGATTCCCCATAAATCGGCAGTTCTTTAGTTCACGGATTGATacgatttcatttaattaatccaAATTTATCCATTTAATCGCAGTTCACtattaattaagtttgtttttgtatatgtcGCAAGTGTATTGTGAAAGCCGTGGTATTACAATTTCACTGATGATTATTATGaactactatataatataaatgaatcttATTCTTTCTGACTGTCTCTTCAAGCTTAAAGTATTGAACAGATTTGGATGTCATTTGTCTCATAATATGTGTCTTAaactacataattttattattatgtagtttGAGACTCAATAAGCTCAAGATGAGATAAGCTCAGGAACGGGAACTATGTTGGGAAAAATTCGAGAAtgtctatcttttcctttattacgcgcccgaagccgcgggcggaatattagtaaattataggtaaattagctgcg
This window contains:
- the LOC119840915 gene encoding protein JTB, with amino-acid sequence MIETCSKRCMFFGTLSLGILTIVVLILESHLADTLSGSQRRNKTFPTENNSTCWINQPYTIISECHPCSDFEIRSKSIGVCIHTSFKEILKCENGETVTRSCDRVAYLEERAFWKFTIWTFIVGMVSSIAVMLRMRVLNHRAKRRARQALANGTI
- the LOC119840914 gene encoding tRNA (cytosine(38)-C(5))-methyltransferase isoform X1; the protein is MQHKILELYSGIGGMHCAWNDSGLEGKVMTAIDINTVANEVYRYNFPNTCLICKNIQSLSVDDICRLEVNTILMSPPCQPFTRNGKFLDENDPRTNSFIYVINILPQLYNVEYILMENVKGFECSKVRNLFIDKLKECGFDYQEFLLCPTKVGVPNSRLRYYCIARKTKLEWNFKRKDEIMYDLPITTNEPFAIQNIIEHNVPDAYILPEKVLKWGKALDICFNDSKRSCCFTKAYSHYVDGTGSVFTEADQETAKKCYAEANMYEPGSENFINKLKELKLRFFTPKEILALMSFPKDYVFPESTTVKQCYRLLGNSVNVKVISELLKILFL
- the LOC119840914 gene encoding tRNA (cytosine(38)-C(5))-methyltransferase isoform X2 — its product is MTAIDINTVANEVYRYNFPNTCLICKNIQSLSVDDICRLEVNTILMSPPCQPFTRNGKFLDENDPRTNSFIYVINILPQLYNVEYILMENVKGFECSKVRNLFIDKLKECGFDYQEFLLCPTKVGVPNSRLRYYCIARKTKLEWNFKRKDEIMYDLPITTNEPFAIQNIIEHNVPDAYILPEKVLKWGKALDICFNDSKRSCCFTKAYSHYVDGTGSVFTEADQETAKKCYAEANMYEPGSENFINKLKELKLRFFTPKEILALMSFPKDYVFPESTTVKQCYRLLGNSVNVKVISELLKILFL